A genomic region of Rhodococcus pyridinivorans contains the following coding sequences:
- a CDS encoding DEAD/DEAH box helicase: MSDIQDAPDQETAALTFADLDIDARVLQALSDVGYESPSPIQAATIPPLLEGRDVVGLAQTGTGKTAAFAVPILSRIDTSVKRPQALVLAPTRELALQVAEAFGKYSVHIPGLSVLPIYGGQAYGVQLSGLRRGAQVIVGTPGRVIDHLAKGTLDISELEFLVLDEADEMLTMGFQEDVERILADTPDTKQVALFSATMPGAIRRLSKQYLKDPQEITVKSKTTTSANISQRWVLVSHQRKLDALTRILEVETFEAMIIFVRTKQATEDLAERLRARGFSAAAINGDIVQAQRERTINQLKNGTLDILVATDVAARGLDVERISHVVNYDIPHDTESYVHRIGRTGRAGRTGDALLFVAPRERHLLKAIERATRQPLAEMQLPTVEDVNAQRVSKFNDSITEALASDHLQLFRTFIEDYEREHDVPLADIAAALAVLSRDGESFLMEAEPEPVAPPRREREPRERPPRRFDDGPKVGRDGQEMTTYRIAVGKRHRVQPGAIVGAIANEGGLRRGDFGHISIRADHSLVELPKDLSPQTLDALRSTRISGVLIQLQPDSGAPSGRPSSYRGRDDRRGDDRRGGDRRDHGKRDRGGKREYGDSRGGRSGDFTHRSDRNDRGGRGGYRD, translated from the coding sequence ATGAGTGATATTCAAGACGCCCCCGACCAGGAGACCGCAGCTCTCACGTTTGCCGATCTCGACATCGATGCACGTGTGCTGCAAGCTCTTTCGGATGTGGGTTACGAGTCCCCGTCGCCGATCCAGGCGGCGACCATCCCACCGCTGCTGGAGGGACGGGACGTCGTCGGTCTCGCTCAGACCGGCACCGGCAAGACCGCCGCCTTCGCGGTGCCGATCCTCTCGCGTATCGACACCTCCGTGAAGCGGCCCCAGGCGCTGGTGCTGGCGCCCACCCGCGAGCTCGCGCTGCAGGTCGCGGAGGCTTTCGGTAAGTATTCCGTCCATATCCCGGGCCTGTCCGTCCTGCCCATCTACGGCGGTCAGGCATACGGTGTACAGCTGTCCGGCCTCCGCCGCGGCGCCCAGGTCATCGTCGGCACCCCCGGACGTGTGATCGATCACCTCGCCAAGGGCACCCTCGACATCTCCGAACTCGAGTTCCTCGTCCTCGACGAGGCCGACGAGATGCTCACCATGGGCTTCCAGGAGGACGTCGAGCGCATCCTCGCCGACACCCCCGACACCAAGCAGGTCGCGCTGTTCTCCGCGACCATGCCGGGCGCGATCCGCCGGCTGTCGAAGCAGTACCTGAAGGATCCGCAGGAGATCACCGTCAAGTCGAAGACGACGACGTCGGCGAACATCTCCCAGCGCTGGGTTCTCGTCTCCCATCAGCGCAAGCTCGACGCGCTGACCCGAATCCTCGAGGTCGAGACCTTCGAGGCCATGATCATCTTCGTGCGCACGAAGCAGGCCACCGAGGACCTGGCCGAGCGCCTGCGCGCCCGCGGTTTCTCCGCCGCCGCCATCAACGGCGACATCGTGCAGGCCCAGCGCGAGCGCACGATCAACCAGCTCAAGAACGGCACGCTCGACATCCTCGTCGCCACCGACGTCGCCGCGCGTGGTCTCGACGTCGAGCGCATCAGCCACGTCGTCAACTACGACATCCCTCACGACACCGAGTCGTACGTGCACCGCATCGGCCGCACAGGCCGCGCCGGCCGCACCGGCGACGCGCTGCTGTTCGTCGCTCCGCGCGAGCGTCACCTGCTCAAGGCGATCGAGCGGGCCACCCGCCAGCCGCTCGCCGAGATGCAGCTGCCCACCGTCGAGGACGTCAACGCCCAGCGCGTATCGAAGTTCAACGACTCGATCACCGAGGCGCTCGCCTCCGATCACCTGCAGCTGTTCCGCACCTTCATCGAGGACTACGAGCGTGAGCACGACGTGCCGCTCGCCGACATCGCGGCCGCGCTGGCGGTGCTGTCTCGCGACGGCGAGTCGTTCCTCATGGAGGCCGAACCCGAGCCGGTCGCACCGCCGCGCCGCGAGCGCGAACCGCGCGAGCGTCCGCCGCGTCGCTTCGACGACGGGCCGAAGGTCGGTCGCGACGGCCAGGAGATGACCACCTACCGCATCGCCGTAGGCAAGCGTCACCGCGTGCAGCCCGGTGCGATCGTCGGTGCCATCGCCAACGAGGGCGGACTGCGCCGCGGCGATTTCGGGCACATCAGCATCCGTGCCGATCACAGCCTCGTCGAGCTGCCGAAGGATCTGTCGCCGCAGACCCTCGACGCGCTGCGCTCCACCCGAATCTCGGGCGTGCTCATCCAGTTGCAGCCCGACTCCGGCGCACCGTCCGGACGTCCCAGCTCGTATCGCGGACGCGACGACCGTCGCGGCGACGATCGACGCGGGGGAGACCGTCGCGATCACGGCAAGCGCGATCGTGGCGGCAAGCGCGAGTACGGCGACAGCCGTGGCGGCCGCTCCGGCGACTTCACGCACCGCAGCGACCGCAACGATCGTGGTGGTCGCGGCGGATACCGCGACTGA
- a CDS encoding phosphoribosyltransferase produces MGYATREEAGRRLARSAGHLRDADPVVLALPRGGIPVARELAAALDAPLDVLVVRKLGVPWHPELAMGAIAEGPGPGTAGESTTQDAVFRVLNDDVIRRGRIAPESVAAVERRELAELARRADCLRAGRTRVPLEGRTAIVVDDGIATGATAAVACLAARASGATRVVLAVPVASPDALRRAGRTADEVICPWTPVDTDSVGAAYDDFHQLGDDEAILLLRNTGTSGTGKSDETIR; encoded by the coding sequence GTGGGGTACGCCACACGCGAGGAGGCAGGCCGGCGACTCGCCCGGTCGGCCGGGCACCTGCGCGACGCCGACCCGGTGGTCCTCGCACTACCTCGCGGCGGCATTCCCGTCGCCCGTGAACTCGCCGCAGCCCTCGATGCGCCCCTGGACGTCCTCGTGGTGCGCAAACTGGGCGTGCCCTGGCATCCCGAACTCGCGATGGGCGCGATCGCCGAAGGACCGGGTCCCGGAACCGCCGGGGAATCGACCACGCAGGACGCCGTCTTCCGGGTCCTCAACGACGACGTGATCCGGCGCGGGCGGATCGCCCCCGAATCCGTGGCGGCCGTCGAGCGACGCGAGCTGGCCGAACTGGCTCGACGTGCCGATTGCCTGCGTGCCGGTCGCACCCGGGTGCCGCTGGAGGGCCGCACGGCGATCGTCGTCGACGACGGCATCGCCACAGGTGCGACGGCCGCGGTGGCATGCCTCGCCGCGCGCGCCTCCGGAGCGACCCGGGTCGTCCTCGCGGTGCCGGTGGCCTCCCCCGACGCACTGCGCCGGGCCGGCCGGACGGCCGACGAGGTGATCTGCCCGTGGACGCCGGTGGACACCGACAGCGTCGGCGCCGCCTACGACGACTTCCATCAGCTCGGCGACGACGAAGCGATTCTCCTTCTCCGAAATACTGGTACTTCCGGTACCGGAAAATCCGACGAAACGATCCGATAG
- a CDS encoding TrpB-like pyridoxal phosphate-dependent enzyme, whose product MTASPSAHASATPPSVADSGIPTHWYNIVGDLAVAPPPHLHPGTREPITADDLAPLFASGLIEQELSTETDIEIPEAVREVYAGYRSTPLFRARSFEKALGTPARIYVKYEGVSPVGSHKVNSAVAQAYYNSLDGVTRLTTETGAGQWGSALSFACAKFGIDLEVWQVRASYDSKPYRRFLIETYGGTVHPSPSDLTEAGRAVLAEHPDTPGSLGIAVSEAVEVAVKDAAARYTLGSVLNHVVLHQTVIGLEAVEQLRAAGEDQADVVFGCAGGGSNLAGLSFPFLREVIHERATTRVVAVEPAACPSITRGEYRYDHGDIAGLTPLLKMHTLGQDFIPDPIHAGGLRYHGMAPLLSHTVELGYVQGQSVAQTDAFSAAVLFARNEGIVPAPESSHAIAAAAEYARGLTEPEVIVIGLSGHGQLDLPAYHSYLSGELDRDPLDPSGR is encoded by the coding sequence GTGACGGCTTCCCCCTCCGCGCACGCGTCCGCGACACCCCCGTCCGTCGCCGATTCGGGTATTCCGACGCACTGGTACAACATCGTCGGCGACCTCGCGGTGGCCCCGCCGCCACACCTGCACCCCGGCACCCGCGAACCGATCACCGCCGACGATCTCGCACCTCTGTTCGCCTCGGGACTGATCGAGCAGGAACTGTCGACCGAGACCGACATCGAGATCCCGGAGGCCGTGCGCGAGGTCTACGCCGGTTACCGCTCCACGCCCCTTTTCCGCGCCCGCTCGTTCGAGAAGGCACTCGGCACCCCGGCCCGCATCTACGTCAAGTACGAGGGCGTGAGCCCGGTGGGCAGCCACAAGGTGAACTCGGCGGTCGCACAGGCCTACTACAACTCGCTCGACGGCGTCACCCGGCTCACGACGGAGACCGGTGCCGGACAGTGGGGTTCGGCCCTGTCGTTCGCGTGCGCGAAGTTCGGTATCGATCTCGAGGTGTGGCAGGTCCGCGCCTCCTACGACTCGAAGCCCTACCGCCGCTTCCTCATCGAGACCTACGGCGGCACAGTACATCCCAGCCCGTCCGACCTGACGGAGGCCGGTCGCGCCGTCCTTGCCGAGCACCCGGACACACCCGGCTCGCTCGGCATCGCGGTCTCGGAGGCCGTGGAGGTCGCAGTGAAGGACGCCGCCGCCCGCTACACCCTCGGCAGCGTGCTCAACCACGTGGTGCTGCACCAGACCGTCATCGGCCTCGAGGCCGTGGAGCAACTGCGGGCCGCGGGTGAGGACCAGGCCGACGTCGTCTTCGGTTGCGCGGGCGGCGGTTCGAACCTCGCCGGCCTGTCGTTCCCGTTCCTGCGCGAGGTCATCCACGAGCGGGCGACCACGCGTGTCGTCGCCGTCGAGCCCGCGGCGTGCCCGTCGATCACCCGCGGCGAGTACCGCTACGACCACGGTGACATCGCGGGTCTGACCCCGCTGCTGAAGATGCACACCCTCGGCCAGGACTTCATCCCGGATCCGATCCACGCCGGCGGGCTGCGATATCACGGCATGGCGCCGTTGCTCAGCCACACCGTCGAGCTCGGCTACGTGCAGGGACAGTCCGTGGCACAGACCGATGCCTTCTCCGCGGCGGTGCTCTTCGCCCGGAACGAGGGCATCGTGCCGGCGCCGGAGTCGTCGCACGCGATCGCCGCGGCCGCGGAGTACGCGCGGGGCCTCACCGAACCCGAGGTCATCGTGATCGGCCTGTCCGGCCACGGCCAGCTCGATCTGCCCGCCTACCACTCGTACCTGTCGGGCGAGCTCGACCGAGATCCCCTCGATCCGTCCGGGCGGTGA